DNA from Diaphorobacter limosus:
GAGCTGCTCGGCGCGCTCGTTGGCGTCCTGCAGCCGGGACAGAAAACGCCAGAACGCGTAGCGGTAGCCCAGGCTCCAGAGCACGGCGCAGCGCAGGTTCTCGAACACGCTCAACTTGGGAAAGATGTTGCTGATCTGGAAGCTGCGCGAGAGGCCCAGGCGGTTGATCTCAAAGGGCTTTTTACCGTCGATACGCTGGCCATGCAGCAGCACCTGGCCGCTGGTCGGCGCAAAGCGCCCGCTGATCAGGTTGAACAGCGTGCTCTTGCCCGCGCCGTTGGGGCCGATGATGGCCACGCGCTCGCCCGCGCGCACCGCCAGGTTGGCGCCGCGGATGATCTCGGTCTTGCCAAAGCTCTTGCGCAGATCGCGCAGCTCCAGCGCATGGGTTGCGGCCAGGTCTGCCATCACATGGCCTCCGTGCGCTTCGATTCGCGCTCTATCTCTTCCTGGCTCTCGCCCCACTGCTGGAGGAACTGGCGTCGACACAGTTCGAACAGCCCCACGCCGGTGACGAGCGCAAAGCCCGCGCCAAACCAGCTCGTCAGCCCGCGCGCATTCAGGCTGGCCCCCAGGAATGGCAGCTCCGGCCCGAGCGCGGCATTGAGCTGCAGGTGGTAGCCCATCTCCACCATGGCCGCCGCGCCCAGCAGAGCCGTAAGCCCCGTGCCCGCCAGCGCCAGGTAGGACGGCCACAGCCGCCCCAGCTTGCCGTATTTGGCCAGGCGCAGGTTCATCATGATCAGGCTGGCCACGCCGCCGGGCGCGTACATCACCATGAACAGGAACACCAGGCCCAGGTAGAGCAGCCAGGCCTTGGTCAGTTCGGACAGCAGCACCGAGGCGAGCACCAACAGCACCGCGCCGATGATGGGCCCAAAGAAAAACGTCGCCCCGCCCAGGAAGGTGAACAGCAAATAGCCGCCCGAGCGCACCATGCTGACGCTGTCGGCCCCCGTGACGATCTCAAAATTGATAGCTGCCAGCGCCCCACCCACGCCGGCAAAGAAGCCTGCGATGCAAAACGCCAGATAGCGCACGCGCTGCGTGTCGTAGCCTATGAACTCGACGCGCTCGGGGTTGTCGCGCACGGCGTTCAGGATGCGCCCCAGCGGCGTGCCGGTGAAGGCGAACATGGCGGCGGTGCAGGCAAAGCAGTACACGGCGATCAGGTAGTACACCTCGATGGCCGGGCCGAAGCTGATGCCCCACAGAGCCTGGCCGTAGACGCGGTTGGTGGTCACGCCGCCCTCGCCGCCGAAGAACTCGGGAAACATCAGCGCCATGGCGGCGATCAGCTCGCCAATGCCCAGCGTGATCATGGCAAAGGTGGTGCCGGACTTCTTCGTCGTGACATAGCCCAGCAGCACGGCAAAGAACAGCCCCGCCAGCCCGCCCACCAGGGGCATGAAGGGCAGCGGTATCGGCAGCTGTCCGGCCCCGGCCAGGTTGATGGCGTGGATGGCGATGAACGACCCCAGCCCGGTATAGACCGCATGGCCAAAGCTGAGCATGCCGCCCTGGCCCAGCAGCATGTTGTAGGACAGGCAGATGATAATCAGATAGCCCATCTGCGACAGCATGGTCAGCGCCAGGCTGCTGGCAAACAGCTGCGGCGCGGCAATCAGCAGCAGCGCAAACAGCGTCCAGACGATGAAGCGCCCCACGTTCCAGGGCTTGAAGCGGTAATGGGTGGCGGCCATGGGGGTCAATCCTCGCGCGTTCCCAGCAGGCCCTTGGGGCGCAGGATGAGTATCAAAACCAATAGCAGGTAGGGCAATATGGGAGCCACCTGCGAGACGGTTAGCTTCAAAACCGGCCAGCCCAGGCTGCCCTCCCCCACCGGCATGCCGAAATGCGCCAGCAGCCCGGCCAGCGAATAGTCCAGCGCCACGGCAAAGGTCTGCAGGATGCCGATCAAGAGCGAGGCCAGGAATGCCCCGGCCAGCGAGCCCATGCCGCCCACCACCACCACCACGAAGATGATGGAGCCCACCGACGCGGCCATGGCCGGCTCGGTGATATAGGTGTTGCCGCCTATCACCCCGGCCAGGCCGGCGAGCGCGCAGCCGCCGCCGAACACCAGCATGAACACGCGCGGCACGTTGTGGCCCAGGGCCTC
Protein-coding regions in this window:
- a CDS encoding branched-chain amino acid ABC transporter permease, which encodes MAATHYRFKPWNVGRFIVWTLFALLLIAAPQLFASSLALTMLSQMGYLIIICLSYNMLLGQGGMLSFGHAVYTGLGSFIAIHAINLAGAGQLPIPLPFMPLVGGLAGLFFAVLLGYVTTKKSGTTFAMITLGIGELIAAMALMFPEFFGGEGGVTTNRVYGQALWGISFGPAIEVYYLIAVYCFACTAAMFAFTGTPLGRILNAVRDNPERVEFIGYDTQRVRYLAFCIAGFFAGVGGALAAINFEIVTGADSVSMVRSGGYLLFTFLGGATFFFGPIIGAVLLVLASVLLSELTKAWLLYLGLVFLFMVMYAPGGVASLIMMNLRLAKYGKLGRLWPSYLALAGTGLTALLGAAAMVEMGYHLQLNAALGPELPFLGASLNARGLTSWFGAGFALVTGVGLFELCRRQFLQQWGESQEEIERESKRTEAM
- a CDS encoding ABC transporter ATP-binding protein; this translates as MADLAATHALELRDLRKSFGKTEIIRGANLAVRAGERVAIIGPNGAGKSTLFNLISGRFAPTSGQVLLHGQRIDGKKPFEINRLGLSRSFQISNIFPKLSVFENLRCAVLWSLGYRYAFWRFLSRLQDANERAEQLMEMIALHRKRDTLAINLTYAEQRALEIGITIAGGASVILLDEPTAGMSKSETGRFIGLIRQVTEGRTLLTVEHDMGVVFGLADRIAVVVYGEVIAFDTPEAVRANPRVQEAYLGSVIAAQQAGGH